From a region of the Panicum virgatum strain AP13 chromosome 2K, P.virgatum_v5, whole genome shotgun sequence genome:
- the LOC120660622 gene encoding uncharacterized protein LOC120660622, with protein MAESVSAAIVQETVSQILSGLVQKYEEKEESNANRNLERLEMAHIRMEAALETSDKWQITDASLLRWRKKLKRAAQECDDTLHKSKQRILEEEQMKREVKNSSLPNRIVHATKSFVSSILNRNNNELGRFTAQRFEWYAEGASEFVRFVELGGTPHHHMSFDSLVKNLFAGKILHHKIVRGNKYPSCQLLLMPIHTSMDGTNVGLTFVQYDGTPEGHIYFSLDVQLSESTDIFGIALKCLQFFAPHFKCNFESIRNELTQLPTQDFSWGPSIYYHKEHMDKFESFLLQWARPNPFCCKQHGHHEVQRFSNLQMAGLSEVLLEPVIHFNLHCQVSMPVYSKQKTSLSEDLISLQDYPYLKTGISFAPHGCLEDMLPANRNSEITAIVCKEQHCLHTDITLEQLEDIMLPKAINYFHQNAEAMVYQMIWKSKHGFAHIQVEKPCMSTRRSSMRTQRTLGEATKRKLLQGYDEELIRNRIRTCHSLDLWVTHAPIRLRRSIMNWKQKEKEILLAAPQLHLKF; from the coding sequence ATGGCAGAATCGGTTAGTGCTGCGATTGTCCAGGAGACAGTTAGCCAAATCCTATCTGGTCTTGTTCAAAAATATGAGGAGAAAGAGGAATCAAATGCGAACAGAAACTTGGAAAGGCTTGAGATGGCTCACATCAGGATGGAGGCTGCTCTTGAGACATCTGATAAGTGGCAGATCACTGATGCATCCTTATTGCGCTGGCGTAAGAAGCTGAAGCGTGCCGCTCAAGAGTGCGATGACACACTGCACAAAAGCAAGCAGCGAATCctagaagaagaacaaatgaAACGGGAGGTAAAGAATTCCTCCCTTCCTAACCGTATTGTGCATGCTACAAAGTCATTTGTTTCCTCCATCCTTAATCGCAACAATAATGAGTTGGGCAGATTCACTGCTCAAAGATTTGAGTGGTATGCAGAAGGCGCTAGTGAATTTGTGAGATTCGTAGAGCTTGGTGGCACACCACACCATCACATGTCCTTTGACTCCCTTGTCAAGAACCTTTTTGCAGGCAAGATACTACATCATAAAATTGTTCGGGGAAACAAGTATCCTTCCTGTCAACTATTGTTGATGCCTATCCATACTTCAATGGATGGAACAAATGTTGGCTTGACATTTGTCCAGTATGATGGTACACCAGAGGGTCATATATACTTTAGTTTGGACGTACAGCTCTCAGAGAGTACAGATATATTTGGTATTGCACTTAAGTGCTTGCAGTTTTTTGCCCCTCATTTCAAGTGTAATTTTGAAAGTATAAGGAATGAGCTTACTCAGCTGCCCACTCAAGACTTCTCATGGGGGCCGTCTATTTACTACCATAAGGAACACATGGACAAATTCGAAAGCTTCTTGTTGCAGTGGGCCCGGCCAAACCCATTTTGTTGCAAGCAGCATGGTCACCATGAGGTTCAACGCTTTAGCAACCTACAAATGGCAGGATTATCTGAAGTTTTGCTAGAACcagtaattcattttaatttGCATTGTCAAGTCTCTATGCCTGTTTATAGCAAACAGAAGACATCACTGTCTGAAGACTTAATTTCTCTGCAAGATTATCCATATCTGAAAACTGGTATCTCCTTTGCGCCCCATGGCTGTTTGGAGGACATGCTGCCAGCAAATAGGAATTCTGAAATAACTGCCATAGTCTGTAAGGAGCAACATTGCTTGCATACAGACATTACCCTGGAACAGCTGGAAGACATTATGCTGCCAAAGGCAATAAATTACTTTCACCAGAATGCCGAAGCGATGGTTTACCAAATGATTTGGAAGTCTAAACATGGCTTTGCACATATTCAGGTTGAGAAGCCATGCATGAGCACACGGAGATCAAGCATGAGAACACAAAGAACTTTGGGGGAAGCTACTAAAAGAAAGCTATTGCAAGGATATGATGAGGAGCTTATCAGGAATCGGATACGTACCTGTCACTCACTCGACTTATGGGTTACACATGCTCCTATCAGGTTGCGAAGGTCCATTATGAACTGGAagcagaaagaaaaggaaattctATTGGCAGCACCACAGCTACACCTGAAATTCTAA